Part of the Desulfovibrio desulfuricans genome, TTGCTTGCCAAATTTAACTGCGCCTTCGGATTTCTTCAGGTCGGGGAACAGTCTGATATGCTTTTTCTTCACAATGTCAGTGTGATATTCAAGTAGGCCAATTTTTATCAGATCAGGGTGGATGGGGACAATCCTTCGTGCGTTTTTGTTCTTCAGCAGCTTGGGCCTGCCAAGTTCATCAAGTCCGTTGCTGTTGATATCAATGACCCAGATTCCCTTTGTTTGGCTTTCATAGATGTCGGCGCAGTGAAGCTGGGCAATCTCCTCGAGGCGCATGCCCGTGAAAAGGGCGATCATGGGAATCCAGTAATATGAGGGGGATTTGAACTCTTTTCTCGCGAATTTGGGGTGCGCAAAAATTTTAGCGAGCTCGTCGTCAGAGAAGGCTTGGCGCAATTCAATAGCTTGTCGGCTGTCTTTGATCTGAAGGTGGGTTGCGGGGTTGGCGGCCAGCATTCCTTCTCTAACATGCCACGCAAGCATGCTGCCCACGGCTTCCACGAGGATATTAACGGTTGTGGTGCTCAAAGTGGTCTGGACATTGAGTTCAAGCAATTCTTGAATGCTTTTATTCTTGAATTCTTTTACTCGCGTGCGGTTGGGCGGGAGTTTTCGTAATGTTTCGCGAAAACGCCGCATGTCTGCGCGTGTAATCTCCTGAATTGGTTTGTCACCAATAATTGCCAAAAATTCGCTTAAACGTCCCCTATGGTCAGTTACACTGTGTTCCTGCCATTCTCTGTCCTGAAGCTTTTGGTTTATGTATCGCTCCATAGCTTCGGAATATAGTATCGAATCTTTAAGTTTTCCAATATTGCTTTCTGGAGTTGATGAGATCGCATTGAACGTTTGTTCCAGCGAGCTATCAATTTCATAGGGCAACTTCCCATAATCGCGGCCCATGATTTCCTCTTCCATCAAGAAATCTCCCTGGGCCCGCGCAGCATCAATTCGATGCAGCGTGATTTGCATTTCGTTATATGCCTTGACTATCTGAAGGTAGTTTTTTGCAGAAAGTTCTTCCCGGCTGAAAGCCCTTGAGCGAAATAATTCTATGAGACATGCGGGAGCAATGTTTTCAAGTTGCTCTGGCGTCTTTATGCTTAAGAGTATTTCAGCTTGGGAGAGCCGCAGTTGGTCATACTGGATATCAACATTCCGTATCGAGACATCTTTACGCTCTGAAAGATCTGCGTGGTCCTGCTCCAGCAAGCGCTGGAGCAGGATATTCATGCGACGGCGTATTTCCTTGTAGTCCAGCATAAACCCCTCAAGAATCATATTGCCAATTTCTGCGGACAGCATGCGGGCGCGAAATCGCGCAATCCTCAGGTAGGATGTTTGCAGGCTCACGCGCAGCTCGGCCCGCCCAAGTGATTTTCGCAGGTTGGCGGGAAAGGCATATCGAAAATAGTAGATTTTTCTTTTGCAATAAAGATACGCAGGTGCTGACTTTTTGTCATCATCCTGGTTGCTGGCGACGGCAGGCACAAGGCTGGAAAGGGCAGGAAGAGGAAGGGGCATGGGGTTTTCTCCTGGCAACGCGAAACGGGCTTGCTCCCAATTTTGTCGTGCCTTTGACCCCGCGCTTTGACCCCATAAGCTCCCAAGGGCGGGTTTTGGTCTGGTGCCTATGCTGGACACAAGCCAAAAAAAAGAGTCGTTACAGGCTGTTGCTTGTAACGACTCTTAAAAGATGGTGCCGAAGGGGAGACTCGAACTCCCACTCCCTTGCGAGAACTAGACCCTGAACCTAGCGTGTCTACCAATTCCACCACTTCGGCGCGAAGATGTGTTTACGCCAACAGGGGGTGGCTGGCAAGTATTTTTTTGGATTTCGGCAAAAAAAGTTTATTGCGGCAAGTACGATAGGCTTCGGCTTCTTAAAAAGTTGGCTCTTGACGCCGATTTTTGGGCTGGTCAGGGCGGGGGCGTGTAAATGTCGCTTTTGTTTCCGTCAGGGCTGTCTGTGATTGCGGCAGTTCAGCCGCCTTGGCGGGGGCGCTTCGCGTACACTCTTTTATCAATAATAGGGGGGCGACCTCAGAATTGGCTGATTAACGCTTGGGCACCATGCTTGCTCCCCTGGGCTGATAGCTCTGCGTGCCGCCACCTGTGTCTTCTGTGCCTTTTCGGGGCTGAGCGAGCACGCAGAGGTTGTTTCCAAATGTACAGGCATTGGCCCGCATATTGCAAAAGCTCTGGCAAGGGCCATCAGGCCCGAGGTAGACGGCGGCGCTTCATCTTTAGCGCTGCTGCCAACACAAGGAGCTGCTTATGCAAGCAGGCATGTTTAGCGGACTTTTTGCCGCATTGACCACGGAACACCGCATGAATTTCATCGCCAATAATTTGGCGAACGTGAACACGCGTGGCTATAAACGTGAGACAGTGGCGTTCAAAGATACCATGCCGACCTTTGCCTTTGACGAGATTCGGGAGCCGATTTTGAACCTCAAATCTACGCCCCTGTTTCCCGAACCGATGAATGCCGCAAGGGTCCGCTTATCTGTGGCGAACACTGATTTTTCGCAAGGCTCCATGCAATATACCGGCAACAACCTTGATGTTGCCATTAATGGAGAGAATGCCTTTTTCCGGGTCACTACACCTACGGGGCAGTATCTCACGCGCAACGGGGCTTTTGTGCTCAACGGCGATGGCGTCCTTATGACGCCGCAGGGCTACACCGTGCAAGGCGCTGGCGGTGTTATCAACGTTCCGGCTGGTACGCGTCATTTGCAGATCAGCGGCGATGGTCAGATACTTGCCGATGGCAACGTTATTGACCAGTTGGCCCTGGTCAGCGTGAACAACCCGCAGAATCTTGAAAAAATGGGCGGTAATCTCTTTCGCCCGCGTGATGGAGTTCAGATTGTCGAAGGCAATGCCTACGACGATGGCGCGCGCGTCGAGCAGGGCTTTACGGAAGCCGCCAATGTGGAAGTCGTGTCCGAAATGGTCAACATGATCGAAGTGCAGCGCCAGTTTGAAGCCTATCAAAAGGTCATGCAGACCTCAGACACGCTGGACCGCGCCGCCAACGAAAAAGTGGGCCGCCGCCAGGGTTAACCGGTGATGGTTTAGCAGCAACCGGCAGCCGCGCTGGTTATGTATAAGGAGAAATTCCCATGATGCGATCGCTTTGGACAGGCGCCACCGGCATGGTGGCCCAACAGCTCAATATCGACGTGATTTCCAACAACCTGGCCAACGTCAACACCACGGGCTTTAAAAAGAGCAGGGCCGAGTTTGAAGATCTCATGTACCAGACCATGCGTATGGCCGGCGCCATCACCGAGGGTGACAACCGCCTGCCTGTCGGTATTCAGGTCGGTATGGGCGCTCGTCCCACGGCTGTGCACAAGTTTTTTACGCAGGGCGATTTTCAGAACACCGGCAACACTCTCGACGTAGCCATTGAAGGCGACGGCTTTTTCCAGGTGGATGTGAACGGCGAGCTCATGTACACGCGCGCCGGTTCCTTCAAGCTCAATCAGGACGGCACAGTGGTCACCGCCAACGGCTATATTCTGCAACCGCAGTTTGCCGTGCCCGCGCAAACCAAGACCATCTCCATTTCATCCTCGGGCCACATGGCGGCTCTGGATGCGCAGGGGCAGGAACTGGCCGGGGCCGAATTGCCGCTCTACACCTTTATCAATCCGGCTGGCCTTGATGCCCGCGGGCGCAACCTCTACACGCCCACCCAGGCTTCGGGTGATGCCACAGAAGGCGTACCCGGCACAGACAATGTGGGCACCCTGGCTCAGGGTTTTCTGGAAATGTCCAACGTGGAAGTTGTGGACGAAATGGTGAATATGATTGTGGGTCAGCGCGCCTATGAAGTGAACTCGAAGTCCATCCAGACATCAGATTCCATGCTGGGCATCGCTGTGCAGCTCAAGCGCAGCTAGGGCTGATTATTGTTGAAAATGTCTGTGTTGCGCTGATTTTGAAAAAATCCGCGCCACGCAAGGCTTACTGGGAAATGGCAGCAATGCTGCCGTCGTCATGCAGGTATTTGAGCGTGAAAAGATTTTAGGGGTATGCGTCATGCGGTTTTTGCAGGTCATATGTGCAGTGCGGGATGGTCAGGTGCTGCCTTTGCGCGCGCTTCTGGCTGCGGCTCTGGTGTGCTGCCTGTGGGCTACGGCTTCCGTGGCGGCTCCGCAGGGCGGCGTCCCCAGCGCCACATGGCAGGATAATGACCGCAACCATCGCCGTTCGCCCAATCAGATAGTCACACAGTTGCGCACTCCGCAGGCGCAGGCAGGGCAAATGCCCCTTGCGGACGATGCGCAGGATCAGCGGGCCGCCAAGGCGCGCAACCAGCTTGCCGCAGGCGAAGCCCCCGTGGCGCAGGATGGACAGCTGAACATGCTTGGCCCTGACGATTGGCGGCTCAAAATCCTTTCAGCAGCGGTCACCAATTCAGATATGGTTTTGCTGGGTGATATTGCTGTTCCGCTGGGGCAGATGGGGCAGGATACCTGGGCGCAACTGCGCGCGCAGCAGCTTTGGCCTGCGCCCCCGGAAGAAGGCAAACCCTTGCAGATCAGTCATTCCCGCCTTTCTCAGGCTTTGCGGCAGGCCTTGGGCAAGGATGTTGCCGGGCGGTGCATTTTACCATCTTCGCTGGTGATTCAGCGCGGGGGGCTGGTGTTTCATGAGGAAGACCTGCGCTCCTACGTGGTCAAAAGTCTGACGCCGCAATTGTCCGCCATGCCGGGGCAGGTGGAGCTGAGCGATTTTCGGCTGCCGGATTACATTTTTTTGGCCCATGCGCAGCAGCGGGTGCAGCTTGAACCGGGCAAACTGTCGCCCGGCCGCGTGCCCTTGCGCTTTGCTGTGCAGGAAGTGGACGGCAATGTGCTCCGGCGCATTTCCGGCACGGTCAACCTCACGCTCTGGATAACGGCTCCTGCGGCATCGCGCCCCATGAACAAAGGGGAAGCCCTGGCGGCAGAGTCCGTCACCTTTATGAAGGTCAACGCCAGCCAGTTGCGTGATCTGCCGTGGGATGGGCGCGGCGGCCCCTGGCAGGTGAACCGCGCGCTGAATACCGGCGAGCCAATTTTGCAAAGCGACCTTGTGAGCCAGTTGATGGTAAGGCGCGGTGATGTGGTCAACCTCATCTATATAAAGGGCAACCTGCGCATTGCCACGCAGGCCCAGGCCCTGGCCGACGGCGAGCCGGGGGCCACCATTGCGGTACGAAATCTGCAAACCAAAAAACAGGTATACGCCATTGTCAAAGATGGCAGCACCGTGGAAATCCACTAGCGTTTAAAGGTGGAAGGAGAGGAGCATATGCAGGCACGATACATAATACCCGTTCTGGCGCTGAGCTATCTGTTCTGCGTCGCCTGCGGCGGCAGCCCAACCCGGCGACCTGCACTGCATCCGCCGGTAACACCGCCACAGGAATATCGGCAGGAGGCCAATTCGGCCAACAATCCGGGGTCGATTTTTGCCGCCAGCGAAACAGATACCCTTTTTGAAGACAGCCGCGCCCGGCGCGTCGGTGATATTGTTGTGGTCAAACTGGTGGAAAATACCAAGGCCCAG contains:
- a CDS encoding DUF6538 domain-containing protein, with the protein product MPLPLPALSSLVPAVASNQDDDKKSAPAYLYCKRKIYYFRYAFPANLRKSLGRAELRVSLQTSYLRIARFRARMLSAEIGNMILEGFMLDYKEIRRRMNILLQRLLEQDHADLSERKDVSIRNVDIQYDQLRLSQAEILLSIKTPEQLENIAPACLIELFRSRAFSREELSAKNYLQIVKAYNEMQITLHRIDAARAQGDFLMEEEIMGRDYGKLPYEIDSSLEQTFNAISSTPESNIGKLKDSILYSEAMERYINQKLQDREWQEHSVTDHRGRLSEFLAIIGDKPIQEITRADMRRFRETLRKLPPNRTRVKEFKNKSIQELLELNVQTTLSTTTVNILVEAVGSMLAWHVREGMLAANPATHLQIKDSRQAIELRQAFSDDELAKIFAHPKFARKEFKSPSYYWIPMIALFTGMRLEEIAQLHCADIYESQTKGIWVIDINSNGLDELGRPKLLKNKNARRIVPIHPDLIKIGLLEYHTDIVKKKHIRLFPDLKKSEGAVKFGKQPGKQFKAIVSATLGEASGKTFHSLRHTFADFFKQRGLQNDYFRQVFGHELPMLAAKQYGEKFPPELLFEEVILKIDYNTEKIITIPQ
- the flgF gene encoding flagellar basal-body rod protein FlgF; amino-acid sequence: MQAGMFSGLFAALTTEHRMNFIANNLANVNTRGYKRETVAFKDTMPTFAFDEIREPILNLKSTPLFPEPMNAARVRLSVANTDFSQGSMQYTGNNLDVAINGENAFFRVTTPTGQYLTRNGAFVLNGDGVLMTPQGYTVQGAGGVINVPAGTRHLQISGDGQILADGNVIDQLALVSVNNPQNLEKMGGNLFRPRDGVQIVEGNAYDDGARVEQGFTEAANVEVVSEMVNMIEVQRQFEAYQKVMQTSDTLDRAANEKVGRRQG
- the flgG gene encoding flagellar basal-body rod protein FlgG; this encodes MMRSLWTGATGMVAQQLNIDVISNNLANVNTTGFKKSRAEFEDLMYQTMRMAGAITEGDNRLPVGIQVGMGARPTAVHKFFTQGDFQNTGNTLDVAIEGDGFFQVDVNGELMYTRAGSFKLNQDGTVVTANGYILQPQFAVPAQTKTISISSSGHMAALDAQGQELAGAELPLYTFINPAGLDARGRNLYTPTQASGDATEGVPGTDNVGTLAQGFLEMSNVEVVDEMVNMIVGQRAYEVNSKSIQTSDSMLGIAVQLKRS
- the flgA gene encoding flagellar basal body P-ring formation chaperone FlgA; the protein is MRFLQVICAVRDGQVLPLRALLAAALVCCLWATASVAAPQGGVPSATWQDNDRNHRRSPNQIVTQLRTPQAQAGQMPLADDAQDQRAAKARNQLAAGEAPVAQDGQLNMLGPDDWRLKILSAAVTNSDMVLLGDIAVPLGQMGQDTWAQLRAQQLWPAPPEEGKPLQISHSRLSQALRQALGKDVAGRCILPSSLVIQRGGLVFHEEDLRSYVVKSLTPQLSAMPGQVELSDFRLPDYIFLAHAQQRVQLEPGKLSPGRVPLRFAVQEVDGNVLRRISGTVNLTLWITAPAASRPMNKGEALAAESVTFMKVNASQLRDLPWDGRGGPWQVNRALNTGEPILQSDLVSQLMVRRGDVVNLIYIKGNLRIATQAQALADGEPGATIAVRNLQTKKQVYAIVKDGSTVEIH